The Microbacterium sulfonylureivorans region GATCAAGGCGCGTGCCGCTGCGGCGCACACCGGGCTCCCTGCGCTTGCCGATGACTCGGGCATCTGCGTCGACGTTCTCGGCGGCGCCCCCGGGGTGTTCTCCGCGTACTGGGCGGGCCATGCGAAGGATGCCTCCGCCAACCTGAACCTGCTGCTCGACCAGCTGTCCGACATCTGCGATCCACACCGCACGGCCCAGTTCGTGTCGACGATCGCGCTCGTCGTGCCCGGCGACGCATCCCGCGAGGAGGTCGTCGAGGGGCGCTGGCCCGGCCGCCTCGCCGCCGCGGCCTCGGGCGAGGGCGGGTTCGGATACGACCCGGTGTTCGTCCCCGACGGGCAGCCCGCCGGCGCCGAGCGATCGGTCGGTGAATGGTCCGCGGCGGAGAAGAACGCGGCGTCTCACCGCGCCCGCGCGTTCGCGGAGCTCGCTCCGCTGCTCGCCGGGCTCTGACCTCATTCCGGGAGTGAGAATCACGATCATTCCCGACTAGCGCGATCGGCGCGCCCCGGCCGAGCCGCGGGCTTAGCCTGGGCACAT contains the following coding sequences:
- the rdgB gene encoding RdgB/HAM1 family non-canonical purine NTP pyrophosphatase encodes the protein MRQVVLATHNRHKVEEFQAIVAATRPDLQVIAYDGPEPVEDGVTFAENALIKARAAAAHTGLPALADDSGICVDVLGGAPGVFSAYWAGHAKDASANLNLLLDQLSDICDPHRTAQFVSTIALVVPGDASREEVVEGRWPGRLAAAASGEGGFGYDPVFVPDGQPAGAERSVGEWSAAEKNAASHRARAFAELAPLLAGL